From one Henningerozyma blattae CBS 6284 chromosome 1, complete genome genomic stretch:
- the TBLA0A08120 gene encoding uncharacterized protein (similar to Saccharomyces cerevisiae MBP1 (YDL056W); ancestral locus Anc_4.232): MYAMVEPPSSGPPSSGLPTRDPAEMHKSLQFNSFRGQKNGPVAKHNQHNSLDFNTQVYSAKYSGVDVYEYLHPTGSIMKRKTDNWVNATHILKAAHLPKAKRTRILERQILNNNHHEKVQGGFGKYQGTWIPLEDAVALAREFGVYDEIQPLFEFVHSPNSPPPPMAPKHRHAHHNSAGSANVNSISTPASFTNTKGGTTIIADSRFSKKIKRRKSIGGIQRKLGSSKNLSLSISPTSSAPSSNVSSPPNTRRRKSSGNATMSVFKPDSKLAMSKTSPVQPPTTPISSPKTIFPATPSDSAPATANQNSNSAVARKSSNVSLTSPLIPLIPRYSNKSKLTMRRRSSTGLPFLSTSSSTSMLPSGASSLLTDIGINDKVNDYLSKLIDFFLTTNNLDSKLLDIPVELLLPPSNSSPYIDSPIDNEYHTAFHWACAMGVLPIIQALYDIGVNIRAMNYLGQTALIKSILFQNCYQNKSFPIVFQLLHETVFDLDNHLQSCIHYLMKKTSRSQSAKYYLDVILSKLNDIDRERLLNLQDFNGDTALHIANRNHDEIFIRILLENGALQDRRNKQGLAPNDPPKTMTNKPSIAAKTLIDTIPNIVTSLNNLSHKYKDYIMTSDENINELNQLIKTLKLKIEHYRFQTMNNMDISSSDGKDIDDILNLKEHQLDELKTNLIQREIELKDILIRLQHERIMQTLRECDGSSSRSSNDQVLIKKLDAMKKLQFVTIDKILAYKVQGENSKLMKYRSIISSGAQVPLNEVDSVLDRILAEAQ; the protein is encoded by the coding sequence atgtATGCTATGGTCGAGCCGCCCAGCTCCGGACCGCCAAGCTCCGGACTGCCCACACGTGATCCTGCCGAGATGCATAAATCTTTGCAATTTAACAGTTTCAGGGGGCAAAAGAATGGTCCAGTTGCAAAACATAATCAGCATAATAGTTTGGATTTCAACACTCAGGTTTATTCGGCCAAGTATTCAGGGGTCGATGTCTACGAATATTTGCACCCAACGGGATCCATTATGAAACGGAAAACTGATAATTGGGTAAACGCGACACATATCTTAAAGGCAGCTCATTTGCCCAAGGCCAAGAGGACTAGGATCTTGGAGCGTCAGattcttaataataaccaCCATGAGAAAGTGCAAGGTGGGTTTGGGAAGTATCAAGGAACCTGGATCCCTTTGGAAGACGCAGTGGCTCTTGCTAGAGAGTTTGGTGTTTATGATGAGATCCAGCCGTTGTTTGAGTTTGTTCATTCTCCGAATtctcctcctcctccaATGGCTCCAAAACATAGACATGCTCATCATAATAGTGCTGGTAGTGCCAAtgtaaattcaatttcCACGCCGGCTTCCTTTACCAATACAAAAGGTGGCACGACGATCATTGCAGATTCACGGTTCAGCAAGAAAATTAAGAGGCGGAAATCCATTGGCGGTATTCAACGGAAACTTGGCTCTAGCAAAAATCTAAGTCTTTCTATTTCACCAACTTCTTCGGCACCATCGTCGAATGTTTCATCACCTCCGAACACAAGAAGAAGGAAAAGTAGTGGTAATGCAACAATGAGTGTTTTCAAACCTGATTCCAAACTTGCCATGTCAAAGACTTCCCCAGTACAACCGCCTACTACACCGATATCTTCACCAAAGACAATTTTCCCAGCAACTCCCTCAGATAGTGCCCCCGCTACTGCTaatcaaaattcaaattcggCTGTTGCCAGAAAATCAAGTAATGTGTCGTTGACTTCACCTTTGATACCTTTAATCCCACGGTATTCTAATAAATCGAAATTAACAATGAGAAGAAGAAGTAGTACGGGGTTACCGTTTTTATCTACGTCTTCCTCCACGTCTATGCTACCTTCAGGGGCTTCTTCCTTGCTTACAGATATTggtattaatgataaagtTAACgattatttatcaaaattaatagatttctttttaacGACAAATAACCTCGATTCCAAATTATTGGATATCCCTgtggaattattattacccCCTTCAAACTCATCTCCCTATATTGATTCCCCCATAGATAACGAATATCATACTGCATTCCATTGGGCATGTGCCATGGGTGTATTACCCATCATTCAAGCTTTATATGATATAGGTGTCAATATTAGAGCCATGAATTACCTAGGTCAAACAGCTTTGATCAAATCGATTCTATTTCAGAATTgttatcaaaataaatctttcCCCATTGTGTTTCAATTGTTACATGAGACTGTTTTCGATTTGGATAATCATTTACAATCTtgtattcattatttaatgaaaaaaacatCGCGTTCCCAATCGgccaaatattatttagatgTGATTCTTTCCAAATTGAACGATATTGATCGTGAAAgacttttaaatttacaagACTTTAATGGTGATACTGCATTACATATTGCTAATCGAAATCatgatgaaattttcattagaatcCTTTTAGAGAATGGTGCTTTACAAGATAGAAGGAATAAACAAGGATTAGCACCGAATGATCCGCCAAAAACCATGACAAACAAACCTTCCATAGCGGCCAAGACTTTAATCGATACGATACCGAATATCGTCACGTCGTTGAACAATCTTTCTCATAAATATAAGGATTACATTATGACATCTGATGAAAACATCaatgaattaaatcaattgattaaaactttgaaattaaagatcGAGCATTATAGATTCCAAACGATGAATAATATGGACATTTCGAGTTCCGATGGTAAAGATATCgatgatattttgaatttaaaagaacATCAATTGGATGAATTGAAAACGAATCTAATACAAAGAGAAATTGAActaaaagatatattaataagGCTTCAACATGAAAGGATTATGCAGACTTTACGAGAGTGTGATGGGTCGTCATCTCGAAGTTCAAACGATCAAGTtttgattaaaaaattggatgctatgaaaaaattacaatttgtaacaattgataaaatCCTAGCCTACAAGGTCCAAGGAGAAAATAGTAAATTGATGAAGTATCGAAGTATCATCAGTTCTGGAGCTCAAGTTCCTCTAAATGAAGTCGATTCAGTTTTGGATCGCATCTTAGCAGAAGCTCAATAA
- the PSA1 gene encoding mannose-1-phosphate guanylyltransferase (similar to Saccharomyces cerevisiae PSA1 (YDL055C); ancestral locus Anc_4.231), with protein sequence MKGLILVGGYGTRLRPLTLTVPKPLVEFGNRPMILHQIEALANAGVTDIVLAVNYRPEVMVETLKKYEKEYGVNITFSVETEPLGTAGPLKLAENVLKKDKSPFFVLNSDVICDYPFKELAAFHMAHGGQGTIVATKVDEPSKYGVIVHDLATPNLIDRFVEKPVEFVGNRINAGLYILNPEVIDLIELKPTSIEKETFPILVQNKSLYSFDLEGYWMDVGQPKDFLAGTTLYLNSLAKREPAKLAKGTNVVGSVLVDSTAKIASTAKIGPNVTIGPNVIIGDGARIAGSVILANSNVKDHALVKNTIVGWNSTVGKWARLEGCTVLGDDVEVKDEVYVNGGKVLPHKTISDNVPKEAIIM encoded by the coding sequence atgaaagGTTTAATTTTAGTAGGTGGTTATGGTACCAGATTAAGACCTTTAACTTTGACTGTTCCAAAGCCATTGGTCGAATTCGGTAACAGACCAATGATCTTACACCAAATCGAAGCTTTGGCTAATGCTGGTGTCACCGATATCGTCTTGGCTGTCAACTACAGACCAGAAGTTATGGTTGAAACTTTGAAGAAATACGAAAAGGAATACGGTGTCAATATCACTTTCTCTGTTGAAACTGAACCATTAGGTACTGCTGGTCCTTTGAAATTAGCCGAAAACGTCTTGAAGAAGGACAAATCCCCATTCTTTGTCTTAAACTCTGATGTCATCTGTGACTATCCTTTCAAGGAATTAGCTGCCTTCCACATGGCTCATGGTGGTCAAGGTACCATTGTTGCCACCAAGGTCGATGAACCATCCAAATACGGTGTCATTGTTCATGACTTGGCCACTCCAAACTTGATTGATAGATTTGTTGAAAAGCCAGTCGAATTCGTCGGTAACAGAATTAACGCCGGTTTATATATCTTAAACCCAGAAGTCATTGATTTGATTGAATTGAAACCAACCTCCATTGAAAAGGAAACTTTCCCAATCTTGGTTCAAAACAAATCCTTATACTCCTTTGATTTAGAAGGTTACTGGATGGATGTCGGTCAACCAAAGGATTTCTTGGCCGGTACCACTTTATATTTGAACTCTTTAGCCAAGAGAGAACCAGCTAAATTAGCCAAGGGTACCAACGTTGTTGGTTCCGTCTTGGTCGACTCTACTGCCAAGATCGCCTCTACTGCCAAGATCGGTCCAAACGTTACCATTGGTCCAAACGTTATCATTGGTGATGGTGCCAGAATCGCCGGTTCTGTCATCTTGGCCAACTCTAACGTCAAAGACCATGCTTTAGTTAAAAACACTATTGTCGGTTGGAACTCTACTGTCGGTAAATGGGCCCGTTTAGAAGGTTGTACCGTCTTGGGTGATGACGTCGAAGTTAAAGATGAAGTTTACGTTAACGGTGGTAAGGTCTTGCCTCACAAGACTATTTCTGATAATGTTCCAAAGGAAGCCATTATTATGTAA
- the FBP1 gene encoding fructose 1,6-bisphosphate 1-phosphatase (similar to Saccharomyces cerevisiae FBP1 (YLR377C); ancestral locus Anc_4.227), whose product MPGTVITDRRGSQASETFDTDVITLPRFLINSQIQFNQKKNALNHNNKFNVVTTGEFTLLLNSLQFAFKFISQTIRKSELINLLGLAGEGISNATGDVQKKLDVLGDEIFINTMKGSKNVKLLVSEEQEDLIYFQNNAGTYVVCCDPIDGSSNLDAGVSVGTIVSIFKLKPGSKGTLDDVLRYGHEMVAACYAMYGASTHLVLTTGSGVDGFTLDNNLGEFILTHPDLKVPVQRSIYSINEGNSYYWTEQITSFISSLKDPSKQKDNKPYTARYVGSMVADVHRTFLYGGLFAYPCDKKSPNGKLRLLYEAFPMAFLMEQAGGKAVDDKGNRILDLKPNSIHDKSSIWLGSPNEIDSFLKHIQKD is encoded by the coding sequence ATGCCAGGAACAGTAATCACAGATAGAAGAGGTAGTCAAGCTTCTGAAACTTTCGACACGGATGTCATCACATTACCCAGATTCTTAATCAATAgtcaaattcaattcaaccaaaaaaaaaatgctctaaatcataataataagttCAACGTCGTCACCACTGGTGAATTCACACTTTTATTAAACTCATTACAATTTgcctttaaatttatttcacAAACCATTAGAAAATCTGAATTGATTAATCTGTTGGGGTTAGCAGGTGAAGGTATTTCTAACGCCACAGGGGAtgttcaaaaaaaattggatgTTCTAGGTGAtgaaattttcatcaaCACTATGAAAGGTTCCAAAAACGTCAAACTGTTGGTTTCAGAAGAACAAGaagatttgatttatttccaaaataatGCAGGTACTTATGTCGTGTGTTGTGACCCCATTGATGGTTCATCCAATTTGGATGCAGGTGTCTCTGTGGGGACTATTGTgtctattttcaaattgaaaCCAGGATCCAAAGGTACACTCGATGATGTATTAAGATACGGTCATGAAATGGTAGCTGCATGTTATGCAATGTACGGTGCCTCTACACATCTAGTCTTGACCACAGGGTCTGGTGTAGATGGGTTTACgttagataataatttgggTGAATTCATCTTGACCCATCCAGATTTGAAAGTTCCTGTTCAAAGATCCATCTATTCCATCAATGAAGGTAATTCTTATTATTGGACTGAACAAATCACTTCgtttatttcttctttaaagGATCCTTCCAAACAAAAAGACAACAAGCCTTACACTGCAAGATATGTAGGGTCTATGGTCGCAGATGTACATAGAACATTCCTATACGGTGGGCTATTTGCCTACCCATGTGATAAGAAATCTCCAAATGGGAAATTAAGACTTCTTTATGAAGCTTTCCCCATGGCATTTTTAATGGAGCAAGCTGGTGGGAAAGCAGTCGATGACAAGGGGAACCGTATCTTGGATTTGAAACCAAACTCTATCCATGATAAATCTTCCATCTGGTTAGGTTCACCAAATGAAATCGATTCGTTTTTGAAGCATATtcaaaaagattaa
- the SLC1 gene encoding 1-acylglycerol-3-phosphate O-acyltransferase SLC1 (similar to Saccharomyces cerevisiae SLC1 (YDL052C); ancestral locus Anc_4.226), which produces MGNFKYYFRTVTLSLLLLVSALYGTIASIVLNVIGKKHLSQWATARFYYNLVKYVLGIEIRVINEDILTKHVPCIFVSNHQSTLDILMLGRMFPKGCTVTAKKSLKYIPFLGWFMALSGTYFLERSSREKSVATLNKGLEDVKRKKQSLWIFPEGTRSYSQDLIIAPFKKGAFHLAQQGKLPIVPIVVSNTSTVVASKWKVFNRGEIVVKVLPPMATDQLSSEGVSKFSTEIHDLMVNELQTIGYSKVINDTNLPPHAEKYLLNKN; this is translated from the coding sequence ATgggaaattttaaatattatttccgTACCGTTACACTTTCATTACTTCTATTAGTATCTGCTCTATATGGTACTATTGCCTCTATAGTTTTAAATGTCATTGGTAAGAAACATCTATCTCAATGGGCTACTGCtagattttattataatttagtGAAATATGTTTTAGGAATTGAAATTCGCGTCattaatgaagatattttaaCTAAACATGTTCCATGTATCTTTGTTTCTAACCATCAAAGTACTCTTGATATTTTGATGCTGGGTAGAATGTTTCCTAAGGGATGCACTGTTACTGCCAAGAAATCTTTGAAGTATATTCCCTTTTTAGGCTGGTTTATGGCTTTAAGTGGTACATATTTCTTGGAAAGATCTAGTAGAGAGAAGAGTGTGGCCACTTTGAATAAAGGGTTGGAAGATGTTAAACGCAAGAAACAATCATTATGGATTTTCCCAGAGGGGACAAGATCATACTCCCAAGATTTGATCATTGCACCATTCAAGAAGGGTGCATTCCATTTGGCTCAACAAGGCAAATTGCCAATTGTACCAATTGTTGTATCTAATACTAGTACTGTAGTTGCCAGTAAATGGAAAGTTTTCAATAGAGGTGAAATTGTAGTAAAAGTATTACCACCAATGGCTACTGATCAATTATCTAGTGAAGGTGTTAGTAAATTTAGTACTGAAATCCATGATTTGATGGTGAATGAATTACAAACGATTGGATACTCTAAAGTGATTAATGATACTAATTTACCACCTCATgcagaaaaatatttactcaacaaaaattaa
- the PSY3 gene encoding Psy3p (similar to Saccharomyces cerevisiae PSY3 (YLR376C); ancestral locus Anc_4.225) encodes MEILKNCKIYPLSKFYKPNYQYYQLPPGIKPNENLDTSKISKLHLIEYGFEITPLKRSLLTTMLMMEDVGNVLIIDIVSIWLGTIEMMNMKQKKKINYLNCISNIKELNNFLSQLIETPIVALRRCQQFENVDEVIQRRLDGIFIDNVSYLQDFNEDQKGNSQMYDELNKMIRKVREVFGCWVVSISYGNEYYEGVEGCLNVKSHSISGVPISFLNGMDMIVLRESEGMGRVIRS; translated from the exons AtggaaatattaaagaattgtaaaatatatcCACTTTCTAAG TTTTATAAAccaaattatcaatattatcaattaccACCCGGTATTAAACCTAATGAGAATCTTGATACTAGTAAAATATCGAAATTACATCTAATAGAATATGGCTTCGAAATCACTCCTTTGAAACGATCGTTATTAACAACAATGTTAATGATGGAAGATGTTGGAAACgttttaattattgatataGTATCTATTTGGTTAGGCACTATTGAAATGATGAATATGAAgcaaaagaagaaaatcaattatttaaattgtatcagtaatattaaagaattaaataattttttgtcACAATTGATTGAAACACCAATTGTAGCATTAAGACGATGTCAgcaatttgaaaatgttgATGAAGTAATACAAAGAAGATTAGATGgtatatttattgataatgtTTCATACTTACAAGATTTTAATGAAGATCAAAAGGGTAATTCTCAAATGTACGATGAATTGAATAAGATGATAAGAAAAGTTAGAGAAGTGTTTGGTTGTTGGGTAGTCAGTATTAGTTATGGAAATGAATATTATGAGGGAGTCGAAGGTTGTTTGAATGTCAAGAGCCATTCTATAAGTGGAGTGCCAATAAGTTTTTTAAATGGAATGGATATGATAGTTTTAAGAGAGAGTGAAGGTATGGGTAGAGTTATTCGAAGTTAA